The nucleotide sequence GCTGGCGGCACTCCTGGCCGATGGCCGTGGCCGCGGTGGGCCTCCTGGCCCTCGTGCTCCGGTGCTGGGCGCCGGGCCCGGTGACCCAGCGGGTGGACGAGGACCTGTGGCTGGCCCGTTCCGAGGCCTTCCGCGCCGCGGTGGCCCACGGCGACCTGGAGCGGGCCAGCGCCTCGCCCGACGGCCAGCTGGCCACCCTGCCCGGGGCCACCACCATGTGGGCCGGCGCCGCCGGGCGCGACCTGGCCCGGGTCAGCGCCGGGCTGGGGCTGTCGGCCCCGGTGTCGGGGCCGTCGGACCGCTCGCCCCAGGTGCTGCGGGCCGGCCGGGCCCTGGTGGCCCTGGCCACCGCCCTGGCCCTGGTGGTCACCGTGCTGGCCGGCGCCGTGCTGGTGGGCCGGCGGGCGGCGCTGGTGGCCGGGGTGCTGATGGCCACCGAGCCGTTCTTCGTGGGCCACGGGGGCCTGCTCCACACCGACGCCATGGTGGCCCAGTTCGGGGCGGCGGCCGTGGTGGCCGCCGCGGTGGCCGGGGCCCGGGCCCTGGCCGTGGTGGGCCTGCCGGTCCCCGGCCTGGGCGGTGAGGTCGCGAGGGACCGGTCGCCGGACGGGTCGCCGGAGGACGAGGGGGGGCCGGGAGTCGGCGACGGGCCGGAGGACGGGTCGCGGGAGGACGGGGCGGGGTCGGGGGCCGGGTCGCCGGAGGCCGGGGCGGGTTCCGGGGCCGGCGAGGGGCGGGGGGACGAGCCGGCGGGGGACAGGCTTCCGGACGACGCTCGGGGGGCCCGGCGGAGCGTGGCCGCCTGGGCGGTGGTGGCCGGGGTGTGCGGGGCCCTCAGCGTGCTGTCCAAGATCAACGCCGTGGTGCTGGTGGGGACCGGCGCCGCCCTGCTGACCCTGGCCCTGGCCGTCGAGGTGGCCCGCCGCGACCGGCGCCTCCTGGGCCGGTGGGCCGGGGCCTGGGCCCGGGCCGCGGCCTGGGCCACGGGCTCGGCCGCCCTCACCACACTCCTCCTGTGGCCGGCCCTGGCCGTCGAGCCGGCCGGGCAGCTCCGGGCCGTGCGCCGCTCGGCCACCCAGCTCCAGATCGGGAGCTACACGTTCTTCGACGGGGAGGTGGTGGCCTCCCCGCCGGCCCGCTTCGTGCTGGTGACCCTGGCCTGGCGGGCCACGCCCTGGTTCCTGGCCGGCGTCGCGCTGGCCGTGGTGGTGGCCGCCGGTCGCCGCCTGCTCCGGCGGGGCGGGCCGCGGCGGCCGTGGACGCCCTGGTGGTGGGCGGCGGTGGCCGCCGGCACCGCCGCGGTCTACCTGGCCGCGGTCATGCAGTCCGACCGGAAGTACGACCGCTACGGGCTGCCCGCCCTGCCCTTCGCGGCCCTGGCCGTGGGGGCGGTGGTCGAGGCCGGGGTGCGGGCGGCGCGGGCCCGCGGCCTCTCGCCCCGCCTGGTCCGGGGGGCGGGCCTGGTGGCCTCCGGGGCCCTGGCCGTCCATGCGCTGGCCCTCGCCCCCTACGCCCTCTCGTACGTGAACCCGGCCCTGGGGGGCCAGCAGGGCGCCCTCTCGGAGATCACGCTGGGCGGCGACGGTGTCGAGCAGCTGGGCCGCACCATCATCGAGCGGGAAGGGGGGCGGTGCCAGGGGGTGCGCACCGTCTACTCGGCGTCGCTGCGGGTGGCCCTGCCCTGCGGGCAGATCGTGGCCCTGGACCTCTCCGGGCCGGTGGACCTGGACGACGTCGACTACGTGGTCATCACCGTGAGCATGCGCCAGCGGGGCATCGCCGCCCCCCTGGACGAGGCCCTGGCCGGTCGGGCCCGGCGGGTCGACACCGTGGAGGTCGGCGGGGTCACCTACGCCGAGCTGTGGGCCCTCGACCGGGGCGGGCCCGGCGGCGGGTAGCTGGCCGCGGGGCCGGCGGAGGCCGCCCTCCGCAGCGGGCTCAGGCCGGTCGGCCCGCCTCGGCGGTCAGGTCCAGCCGGGCCAGGAGCTGCCGGGCCCCGGTGGCCGGGCTGGTCGTCCCGGCCTCGACCGCGGCCTCGACCGCGGGCAGGGCGTCGGCCACCGCCGGGTCGGTGCGGAGCCGGAGCTCCAGGGCCCCCCGGAGCTCGGACCACAGCCAGGCCCGGGCCTGCTGGCGGCGCAGGCGGTCGAGGCCCCCGCCGGCCCGGAGGGCGGCGTGGGCGTCGGCCACCGCGGCCCACACCTCGGCCACGCCGTGGCCGGTGACGGCGGAGGCCAGCAGGGCCTGGGGGGCCACCTCGGGGTGGCGGGGCCGGAGCAGGTGCAGGGCCCGGCGGACATCGGCGGCGGCGTGGGCCGCGGCGGCGGCCAGGTCCCCGTCGGCCTTGGTCACCACCACCAGGTCGGCCAGCTCCATGATCCCGCGCTTGATGCCCTGCAGGTCGTCCCCGCCGGTCGGGGAGGCCAGCAGCACGAACAGGTCGGTGAGGTCGGCCACCGCGATCTCGCTCTGGCCCACGCCCACCGTCTCCACCAGCACCACGTCGAAGCCGGCGGCCTCGCACAGCAGCAGCGACTCGCGGGTGCGGCGGGCCACGCCGCCCAGCTCGCCGCCGGAGGGGGAGGGGCGCACGAAGGCGCCGGGATCCTTGGCCAGGTGCTCCATCCGGGTCTTGTCGCCCAGGATCGACCCGCCGGTGCGGGAGCTGCTGGGGTCGACGGCCAGCACCGCCACCCGGTGGCCGTGGCCGGTCAGGTGGGTGCCGAAGGCCTCGATGAAGGTCGACTTGCCCACCCCCGGTGGCCCGCTGATGCCCAGCCGCACCGCCCCCCCGGTGCGGGGCAGGAGGGCCTCGACCAGGGCGGCGGCCTGCTCGCGGTGGTCGCCCCGGGTCGACTCCACCAGGGTGATGCCCCGGGCCAGGGCCCGCCGGTCGCCGCCGACGATGGCGTCGGCCAGCTCGGTCGCGGGTTCGGGAGCGGCGGCCACGGTGCAGAGGGTAGGCAGCCGACCCCACCCGCGGTGCCTCCACCCCACGAACCGAGCACGGAAAGGCCGGGGTATCGGGCTCTTCGTGCTCGGTTCGGTCAGGCGGGGGTGGGGCGGGTGCGGATCAGGTCGAGGACCTGGGAGGCGGCGGTGGGGATGTTGGTGCCGGGGCCGAACACCGCGGCCACCCCCGTGTCCCGGAGGAACTGGTGGTCGCCGGGGGGGATGACCCCGCCGCACACCACCAGCACGTCGCCGGCCCCCGCGGCCCGCAGGGCCTCGATGAGCTGGGGGACCAGGGTCTTGTGCCCGGCGGCCTGGGACGACACGCCGACCACGTGGACGTCGTTCTCCACCGCGTCGCGGGCGGCCTCGGCCGGGGTCTGGAACAGGGGGCCCACGTCCACGTCGAAGCCCAGGTCGGCGAAGGCGGTGGCGATGACCTTGGCCCCTCGGTCGTGGCCGTCCTGGCCCATCTTCACCACCAGCATGCGGGGGCGGCGGCCCTCCTCGGCGGCGAAGGCGTCGACCTCGGCCCGGATGCGCTCGAAGCCCTCGTCGCCCTCGTAGCCCTGGCCGTACACCCCCTGGAGGGTACGGACCTGGGCCGTGTGCCGGCCGAAGGTCGCCTCCATGGCGTCGCTCATCTCCCCGACGGTGGCCCGGGCCCGGGCCGCCTCGACGCACAGGGCCAGCAGGTTGGCGTCGCCGGCGGAGCCCTCCCGCAGGGCGGCCAGGGCCTTGTCGCAGGCCCCCTCGTCGCGGGTGGCCCGGATGCGCTCCAGCTTGGCCACCTGCTGGGCCAGCACGGCCCGGTTGTCGATGTCGAGCACGTCGACCTGCTCGGGGTCGGCCACGGTGTACTTGTTCACGCCCACCACCACCTCGTCGCCCCGGTCGATGCGGGCCTGGCGCCGGGCCGCCGACTCCTCGATGCGCAGCTTGGGCATGCCCGACTCGACGGCCTTGGTCATGCCCCCCAGCTCCTCCACCTCGGCCATCAGGGTCCGGGCCCGATCGGCCAGGTCCCGGGTCAGGGCCTCGACGTAGTAGGAGCCGCCCAGCGGGTCGACCACGTGGGGGATGCCGGTCTCCTCCTGGAGCACCAGCTGGGTGTTGCGGGCGATGCGGGCGCTGACGTCGGTGGGCAGGCCCAGGGCCTCGTCGAAGGCGTTGGTGTGCAGGCTCTGGGTGCCGCCCAGCACCGCGGCCATGGCCTCCACCGTGGTGCGGATCACGTTGTTGTACGGGTCCAGGGCGGTGAGCGACACCCCCGAGGTCTGGCAGTGGGTGCGGAGCATGAGCGACTTCGGGTCCTTCGGGGCGAACTGGCTCATGACCTCGTGCCACAGCAGGCGGGCGGCCCGCAGCTTGGCCACCTCCATGAAGAAGTCCATGCCGATGGCGAAGAAGAAGCTGAGCCGGCCGGCGAAGCGGTCGACGTCGAGGCCCCGGTCCAGGGCGAAGCGGACGTACTCCAGCCCGTCGGCGATGGTGAAGGCCAGCTCCTGGTCGGCCGTGGCCCCCGCCTCCTGCATGTGGTAGCCGGAGATGGAGATCGAGTTGAACCGGGGCATGTGGTCGGCCGTGTACTCGATGATGTCCGAGACGATCCGCATGCTCGGCTCGGGCGGGTAGATGTAGGTGTTCCGGACCATGAACTCCTTGAGGATGTCGTTCTGGATGGTCCCCGACAGCTGGGCCCGGTCGACCCCCTGCTCCTCGCCGGCCACGATGAAGCTGGCCAGGCAGGGCAGCACCGCCCCGTTCATGGTCATCGACACCGACATCTTCTCCAACGGGATGCCGTCGAAGAGGATCTTCATGTCCTCCACCGAGTCGATGGCCACGCCGGCCTTGCCCACGTCGCCCTCCACCCGGGGGTGGTCGGAGTCGTAGCCCCGGTGGGTGGCCAGGTCGAAGGCCACCGACACGCCCTGCTGGCCGGCAGCCAGGTTGCGCCGGTAGAAGGCGTTGGACTCCTCGGCGGTGGAGAACCCGGCGTACTGGCGGATGGTCCACGGCCGGTTGCTGTACATGGTGGCCCGCACGCCCCGGGTGAAGGGCGGGAAGCCGGGCAGGGTGCCGGTCTCGACCTCGGCCACGTCGGCCGCGGTGTAGAGGGGCTTGACGTCGATGCCCTCGGGGCGGGTGCGGACCAGCTCGTCCGGGTCGCGGCCCTTGAGGTCCCGGCCGGCCTGGGCCCGCCAGTCGTCCAGGGTCGGCTCGGCGTCGCTCGTCACCCGGCCGAGGTTACGGCTCGCCCCCCCGGCGCCCCAAGGGCGCGCCGGGGGCGGGGCCTGTCGGTCAGGCGCCGTGGGCGTGGTCGCAGAGGCGCTCCTCGCCCTCCTCGATCTGGCCGGCGCCGACCCCCTCCAGGGCGGCGAAGGGGCCGCACCGGTGGGATTCGATCCACACGTGGATCATGGGCACCGGGGTGAACTTCTGCAGCGGGGCCTCGCAGGTCCCGCCCACCTCGGTCACGCCGACCACCCGGGGGTGGTCTCCCGGCGTGAAGCACAGGTCGTCGTGGATGTGCCACTGGGTCAGCGGGCCGCCCACCTCGGGCACCGTGTCCAGCGTGACCCCGGGCTCGGCCATGAACATGGCCGACACCAGGCGCTTGCCGCCGCCGCTGGTGTCGTAGACCAGCGCCTCGGGGTGATCGGGATCGAGGGTCCGACCGTCGGAGAGGTAGTCCCAGTGGATGTAGTGCTCGTGGCCGGTGAACCCGTCGCCGATGGACTTGAAGCCGGCGGCCTCGGCGGTGGCCACGTCGGCGAAGTGGGGCAGGCGGATCAGGGTGATGGCGATGAGGTTCTCGGCCCGGGCCTGCTGCTCGGGGGTCACGCCCTCGACCCCGCTCAGGTCCAGGGGCAGCGCCGGGTCGTAGGGGGTGGGGGCCACCGCCGCGGAGGCGCCGTGCGCACCTTCCGGGTGGTCACCCTCGGGCTGGTCGCCGGCCGGGTGGTCGCCCTCGGCGTGGTCGCCGTCGGCGTGGTCGGCGGCGTCGCCGTGGGGATGGTCGGCCGCGGCCTCGTCACCGTGGCCCCCGGCGTGGGAGTGGGAGCCGGCCGAGACCATGGCCGCCACCGAGAGGGCGGCCACCGGCAGGGCCAGGAGCGCCAGGCGCGGCCCCCGGGCCGGGCGGGCCGCCCGGCCCGGCCGGCGGGGCACGCCGGTGGTCACCAGCTCGCGCCCGGCCAGGGCCACGGCCACCACGGCCAGGGCGGCGGCGGCCCCGTCGGCCAGTTGGACCGACTCCGAGACGTCGAGCCCGTCGACGAACCCGATGCCCACCGTCTTGGCCAGCAGCCAGCCCCCGAGGGCGCCGAGATGGATCGCCGCGCCGGCGGCCAGCAGCAGGCGCCCGCCGCGAGGTCGGGCCAGGGCGGCGGCGCCCCAGGCCACCTGGAGGGCGGCCACGACGGTGAAGGCCAGGGTGGCGGGCCGGTGCTCGCTGTGCACGCCGATGGCCGCAGCGTGGATGGCCCCCGCCCCCAGGGAGGCCAGCGCGGCGGTCCCCATGCCCAGCGTCACCGCGGCGGGTGACGGGGGGGCGGGAGGGACGGGCCCCTCGGTGGGCTCGTGCGGCGTGGTGATCACAGTGCTCCTCGGTCGATCTGCCAAGGCTACGCCGCCTCCGGCCACGGTGTGACGTCGACCACGGCCCGGCGTTCAGGTTCACCCGGTCGGGGGGCGGGCGGCCGGGGCCGTAACGTGGCCCCATGGAACGGGTCGCCCGGCGGCGAGAAGCACGGTGAGCCGGCTCCTGGTGGTGGCGGCCGCCCTCTGCCTGGTGGCCGGGGCCGTCCTGGGGGCGTGGGGCTGGGAGGACCGGGAGGCCTCGGCCCGGCGCATCGTGCCCACCCCCGAGAGCCGCGGGGGCCTGGGCGTGTTCGAGGGGAGCGAGGGCCGCCGCGAGGAGGCCTGCCAGCGGCTGTTCGCCGTCGCCAC is from Acidimicrobiales bacterium and encodes:
- the meaB gene encoding methylmalonyl Co-A mutase-associated GTPase MeaB, whose protein sequence is MAAAPEPATELADAIVGGDRRALARGITLVESTRGDHREQAAALVEALLPRTGGAVRLGISGPPGVGKSTFIEAFGTHLTGHGHRVAVLAVDPSSSRTGGSILGDKTRMEHLAKDPGAFVRPSPSGGELGGVARRTRESLLLCEAAGFDVVLVETVGVGQSEIAVADLTDLFVLLASPTGGDDLQGIKRGIMELADLVVVTKADGDLAAAAAHAAADVRRALHLLRPRHPEVAPQALLASAVTGHGVAEVWAAVADAHAALRAGGGLDRLRRQQARAWLWSELRGALELRLRTDPAVADALPAVEAAVEAGTTSPATGARQLLARLDLTAEAGRPA
- the scpA gene encoding methylmalonyl-CoA mutase, yielding MTSDAEPTLDDWRAQAGRDLKGRDPDELVRTRPEGIDVKPLYTAADVAEVETGTLPGFPPFTRGVRATMYSNRPWTIRQYAGFSTAEESNAFYRRNLAAGQQGVSVAFDLATHRGYDSDHPRVEGDVGKAGVAIDSVEDMKILFDGIPLEKMSVSMTMNGAVLPCLASFIVAGEEQGVDRAQLSGTIQNDILKEFMVRNTYIYPPEPSMRIVSDIIEYTADHMPRFNSISISGYHMQEAGATADQELAFTIADGLEYVRFALDRGLDVDRFAGRLSFFFAIGMDFFMEVAKLRAARLLWHEVMSQFAPKDPKSLMLRTHCQTSGVSLTALDPYNNVIRTTVEAMAAVLGGTQSLHTNAFDEALGLPTDVSARIARNTQLVLQEETGIPHVVDPLGGSYYVEALTRDLADRARTLMAEVEELGGMTKAVESGMPKLRIEESAARRQARIDRGDEVVVGVNKYTVADPEQVDVLDIDNRAVLAQQVAKLERIRATRDEGACDKALAALREGSAGDANLLALCVEAARARATVGEMSDAMEATFGRHTAQVRTLQGVYGQGYEGDEGFERIRAEVDAFAAEEGRRPRMLVVKMGQDGHDRGAKVIATAFADLGFDVDVGPLFQTPAEAARDAVENDVHVVGVSSQAAGHKTLVPQLIEALRAAGAGDVLVVCGGVIPPGDHQFLRDTGVAAVFGPGTNIPTAASQVLDLIRTRPTPA